In Gopherus evgoodei ecotype Sinaloan lineage unplaced genomic scaffold, rGopEvg1_v1.p scaffold_37_arrow_ctg1, whole genome shotgun sequence, the following proteins share a genomic window:
- the SAMD1 gene encoding atherin, producing MAGPPPPPPGQEAPRYQEWILDTIDSLRSRKARPDLERICRMVRRRHGPEPERTRAELEKLIQQRAVLRVSYKGSISYRNAARVQPPRRGAPAPAPAQRPGGASRPHRASPPGASPAAPRSPRAPAPAVPRSHRAAPRAEPAAPPRRTGRERPPPPAPPAPEEEAPERSSPVSLREIVRYLGGDGSAAGGGRVTRGRVQGLLEEEVARGRLERTRFGSIALTRAERGPQGRAPHARAHRSKKAGEEPSEEKGEEEEEDDEASTMSEGSETPDYEGAGAGAGLESDGKAAPAEQSQMNGDCKDCRHGGKDCPTGGGHARDLHPPEEHSPDKGSERPHREGSERRHAKACSPGESACQQFGMGKKEGGSYGQPDRAVSPAVAGTDPPVPLSPGRPGVQAADGTPFSCVSVKKEKPSDPVEWTVMDVVDYFTEAGFAEQASAFQEQEIDGKSLLLMQRTDVLTGLSIRLGPALKIYEYHIKVLQQSHFEEDEVDSFLG from the exons ATGGCCGGGCCCCCGCCGCCCCCGCCAGGGCAGGAGGCGCCCCGCTACCAGGAGTGGATCCTGGACACCATCGACTCGCTGCGCTCCCGCAAGGCGCGGCCGGACCTGGAGCGCATCTGCCGCATGGTGCGGCGGAGACATGGGCCGGAGCCCGAGCGCACCCGGGCGGAGCTGGAGAAGCTGATCCAGCAGCGCGCGGTGCTGCGAGTCAGCTACAAAGGCAGCATCTCCTACCGCAACGCCGCCCGTGTCCAGCCGCCTCGCCGGGGGGCCCCAGCGCCGGCCCCGGCCCAGCGCCCAGGGGGCGCGTCTCGCCCCCACCGCGCCTCCCCGCCTGGAGCGTCCCCCGCCGCGCCCCGCTCCCCGCGGGCACCGGCCCCCGCCGTGCCCCGCTCCCACCGGGCAGCGCCCCGCGCCGAGCCGGCCGCGCCGCCTCGTAGGACCGGCCGGGAGCGGCCGCCACCCCCTGCGCCCCCAGCCCCAGAAGAGGAGGCCCCCGAGCGCAGCTCCCCGGTCAGCCTGCGGGAGATCGTGCGCTACTTGGGCGGGGATGGGAGCGCGGCCGGGGGCGGCCGGGTGACCCGGGGCCGCGTCCAGGGGCTGTTGGAGGAGGAAGTGGCCCGCGGGAGGCTGGAAAGGACCCGCTTCGGCAGCATCGCCCTGACCCGGGCGGAAAGGGGGCCCCAGGGCCGCGCCCCCCACGCCAGGGCGCATCGGAGCAAG AAGGCCGGGGAGGAGCCAtcggaggagaagggggaggaggaagaggaggatgacgaGGCTTCCACCATGTCAGAGGGCTCCGAGACTCCGGATTACGAGGGGGCGGGCGCCGGGGCTGGGTTGGAGAGTGACGGCAAAGCAGCCCCCGCTGAGCAGAGCCAGATGAACGGGGACTGTAAGGACTGCAGGCATGGTGGGAAGGACTGTCCCACGGGGGGTGGCCACGCCAGGGACTTGCACCCCCCGGAGGAGCACTCCCCGGACAAGGGCTCCGAGCGCCCCCACCGCGAAGGCAGCGAGAGGCGTCATGCCAAGGCCTGCTCCCCTGGGGAGAGCGCCTGCCAGCAGTTCGGGATGGGCAAGAAGGAAGGGGGCTCCTACGGGCAGCCAGACAGAGCAG TCTCTCCAGCTGTTGCGGGCACGGACCCCCCTGTGCCCTTGTCCCCCGGGCGGCCCGGTGTCCAGGCAGCGGACGGGACACCGTTCAGCTGCGT ctcGGTGAAGAAGGAGAAGCCCTCAGACCCCGTGGAGTGGACAGTGATGGACGTGGTGGATTATTTCACGGAGGCTGGATTTGCAGAGCAGGCGTCTGCCTTTCAGGAGCAG GAGATCGACGGGAAGTCCCTGCTGCTCATGCAGCGCACAGATGTCCTGACCGGGCTGTCCATCCGTCTGGGCCCCGCGCTGAAGATCTATGAGTACCATATTAAGGTGCTGCAGCAAAGCCACTTCGAGGAGGACGAGGTGGATTCCTTCCTGGGctga